One region of Limnospira fusiformis SAG 85.79 genomic DNA includes:
- a CDS encoding DUF29 domain-containing protein — MTLSKQQLTTLDCEDYVLWIEGTLEQLRDRNYDQVDWENLLEEIEDMSKRERSSLRSNLAMALLHLLKWEFQPELRTGSWAGSITEHRTRILDILEDSPSLKNYLPEAILWAYPRTRRQGKDETGLPLEVLPVACPYAIADILNDDFLPGEDENGR, encoded by the coding sequence ATGACGTTATCGAAACAGCAATTGACAACACTTGACTGCGAAGATTACGTCCTCTGGATTGAGGGGACATTGGAACAATTGCGCGATCGCAATTATGACCAAGTGGACTGGGAAAACTTGCTCGAAGAAATTGAGGATATGAGTAAGCGGGAACGCAGCAGTCTTCGCAGCAATTTGGCGATGGCGCTATTGCACTTACTCAAGTGGGAATTTCAACCGGAGTTGCGGACGGGAAGTTGGGCGGGAAGTATCACCGAACATCGCACGCGAATTTTAGATATTTTGGAAGATTCGCCGAGTTTGAAGAATTACTTACCGGAGGCGATTTTGTGGGCGTATCCCCGGACACGACGACAGGGTAAGGACGAGACGGGGTTGCCGTTGGAGGTATTGCCGGTAGCGTGTCCCTACGCGATCGCGGATATTTTAAATGATGATTTTTTGCCGGGAGAGGATGAGAACGGGAGATAA
- a CDS encoding type II toxin-antitoxin system VapC family toxin — MIVLDTHIWIRWVDENPKLSPQNQEIIQTHQTSGLGISIISCWEVAKLVEKNRLSFSCYVHEWLELALSYPGVQILELSLPIILQSTQLSGFHSDPADQIIVATAKVYDTFLLTQDQKILNYSEVKTYTKGDRTSETQNQP; from the coding sequence ATGATCGTTCTAGACACTCATATCTGGATTAGGTGGGTGGATGAAAACCCCAAGTTATCTCCCCAAAACCAGGAGATCATTCAAACCCATCAAACAAGTGGTCTGGGTATCAGCATCATTTCTTGTTGGGAGGTTGCTAAATTAGTCGAGAAAAACCGATTGAGTTTTAGTTGTTATGTCCATGAATGGCTAGAACTTGCTTTAAGCTATCCGGGAGTTCAAATCTTAGAACTGAGCCTTCCAATTATACTTCAATCAACTCAATTGTCTGGATTTCATTCGGATCCTGCCGATCAAATTATCGTTGCCACAGCCAAAGTTTATGACACATTCTTACTCACTCAAGATCAAAAAATATTGAATTATTCTGAAGTCAAAACTTACACAAAGGGCGATCGAACTTCCGAAACTCAGAATCAACCTTAA
- a CDS encoding DUF29 domain-containing protein yields the protein MIPSPSHIKQLYDRDYLQWLEVTIAQLRSRHYNDVDWDNLIEEIEDMGRRERHSLENNLVVVLLHLLKWEFQPKWRTGSWEGSIIENRRRIRRALKSSPSWQNYLASVVDECYTSARKQARAETQLPLEVFPAACPYAIADILNDDFLPGEDGNGR from the coding sequence ATGATACCATCGCCATCCCATATCAAACAGCTTTACGATCGAGACTATCTCCAATGGCTGGAAGTGACGATCGCCCAGTTGCGATCGCGCCACTATAATGACGTAGATTGGGACAATTTAATCGAGGAAATCGAAGACATGGGACGGCGGGAACGCCACAGCCTTGAGAATAATTTGGTGGTGGTATTGCTGCATTTACTCAAGTGGGAATTTCAACCGAAATGGCGAACCGGAAGTTGGGAGGGGAGTATTATCGAAAACCGTCGGCGTATCCGTCGGGCGTTGAAATCCTCTCCGAGTTGGCAGAATTATCTCGCCAGTGTCGTGGACGAATGTTATACCAGTGCGCGAAAACAAGCGCGGGCGGAAACTCAGTTACCATTGGAGGTGTTTCCGGCGGCGTGTCCCTACGCGATCGCGGATATTTTAAATGATGATTTTTTGCCGGGAGAGGATGGGAACGGGAGATAA